AGATGGTGTACCTATACTACGTCGAATGATTGGTTACTATTCCAAGACTTTGCCCCATGGCTGGAGGCGGGAGCGGTTTGAGCTGTTCCGCGGCTGCATCGATGGGTCGGAAAGTAAAACCGCCAGTCAGTTGATCAGCGGGACCCAGCTAGATAGAGAATTTGGCGTAAAACATAAGGAAAAGGGGTTAGGTCAGTGCAGGCTGATAGAGAACGTGAAGGAGGTATTCCGCACCAATGGGTCAAGTGTAAACTCGCTGAACTCGCTTAGAACCTTGATCTCATCCCGTCAACCGAGCAAAGTGCTACATTGCAATCAAGTGCTAAAATGGTGGATAATCCGAGTGCACCTGCTTGGTTCAGTAAGGTAGACTTTTTATGGTTCTAGCCTAAatccttgccatccttgCCCAGTGGTTAACTGATTAGTAACCATCGCGGACATTGAAAAGGATGAGAAAGATGAATTTGTTGCATGAATTTTTTGCAGAAAACTTCTACAGTGAGAAACCCTCTGAAGGTTTCGGTCGAGATGCTCTTAAGGAAATCATATCGATGAACTAGACAAGATACCGTAGGGATTACGATGCTTAGACTAGCGAGTTAGTGGGTTATGAATATCCCTCCGTTAGAGGTTCATTTgatcaaaaaggaaaagagagtaTTTTATGGGAAACTAATTGAGAATGCTCGAGATTTCATAAATCAGGTGAAAATTCGACTATGATTACCCATATAAGAAAGAGTCTAATTTACGTAATACTCTGTGAATTGGACGGGGTGTTCGACAGATTATTGCTGTGGAGACTGGAGAGAGCTGGCTTCAGAGTTTCCCCTTTGAGGTTAGTTTACTGTGCAAGGGCGGAGTGTGACGGCTGCTTTAGATTAATGGTTAGGCCCTAGGGAGGTAGATGTGGAGACTTGAAATCATGATAGGGCTGTGTTAGATGGGGTCAGTGCCCGTGCCTCCCTTAGCTGTGTCTAAGCTTCAAGGCTCTAAGCGAACTGTAAGATGTGAGCCTATGCGCGGCCGGCGGGTGGGGCGGCCGGCTCGGCCAGCCCCGGCGACCTTTAGAATACAATGAGACTGTGGGTGATGTGTGTGGGCCACTCAATGTTGTTGTAACAGCAGGTGATGGTTGCTTCGTGCCTGATGTAAGatagagaggagaagaagggaggaagacgaaaagagaagaaatgtGAGGGCAAGTGCGAGATGCACTTCAGATTCAGCCCCCTCAGATCCCATATGTACACGTAACACGTACCTAGATCGGTCGTCTTGGTGGGCTTGTCCTGTAGCCTGCACAAGGCAGAATTGATCCTTGTCAAGCGTGACAATGATCTGTGACTGTTGCGCATATGGCCCCCACAACTCTCCAGACTGTCTTATAAACAGCTCCCTGGTACTCGGGTCTCGTCAAACTGGAAGTCAGGTCATAACTGATGAGTTCACAAGGCTCAACATCAGTGAAATTtgtcccttcctcccttctgAGACAGTGAGCGTATCTGACATATAAATTTCTCCCATTATGACACTCCCATTAGGAGCCGTGCGGGTAGCTGTGGTCTCATTCATCGTGGGTCCCATGGCTATCATCGCTGTGGCGCTCAGACTATGGTCCAGATATCTACAGGGAAGAAAGCTGGCTGCAAATGATTACTTGGCATTGGTGGCACTGGTACTGGCTGAAGCTGCTTTGTCCGTGTTTCTGGCAGGTAGGTTTCTCGAACTCTTCAGTCCCCTCAAAACGAAGAGACAAAGTTTTGAACTCACACTTCACACAATCTAGCTGGTTTTGCTGCTGGCTTGGGAGTCCATTTAGATGAGCTCTTAGCAACAGCACCTGGAAAGTTTGCTCTGCACATGAAGGTGGGTTGATGAGTATTACACACTTCCCTACCTTGTACGGTACCATATCCGCTAATTTACCTTCATCATTGGTTTAGCTTTTCGTGCCTGCACAACTGCTGTGGGCAGCAGCGAACTCGTGTGTTAAGGCTTCGATATTGTACCTCTACATCGACCTCTTTCCCAATAAGGTCTTTTGCCGTTTGTGCTATGGCACCCTCTTCGTCACTGCCGCATATTTCACCATGGTACTGATCGAAGCCTTCGCGCTTTGCAAACCGGTCCAATATAACTGGGATAAATCGATTGAAGGACATTGCACTGGTGAAAATATTGCTTATCTCGTTGCTGGCATTGTCAATCTCACCATTGACACTTTCATTGTTGTTCTACCGATGCCTCTGGTTTTCAACTTACAACTGATTTTATCAGAAAAGATTGCCGTCTCTGCAATGCTTAGCCTCGGGGCGTTGTAAGATtactctttctcttttgtttctttgtcGCTTGCAGAGCAGGTTACTTACTATAATCACACTTACCAGGATTTGTGTTATTTCTTTATTGAGGGTCATTTGGTTGTGGACTTGGAATCTAGCTGATATGACTTATAACGTTACACCCGGTGCCATTTACTCGGTATTGGAACCAAACCTTGGGGTTGTAAACGCGTGTTTACCCACAATAAAACCTGCTGTCAACCAGCTGTTTGGGTCGTACGTACTCCTCCTGTGCTACTTGGATGTTCAGCAAGGATTCTTGATCTCGATTTTGAAAGCTCTAAGCTAACACTCAATAGTGGCACGCTTCATGGTGCGAAAGGTAGTTCCAACAGCGGTGGTGTCTATAGTAGCAGATCGAGTCGAAAGTTGAACGGAAAAGTGAAAGGCAACCTCACTCGGGATTTCGAGCGgctcgatgatgatcttgcaCTAATTGAAGTGCACATCAACAATCATTCTAATGTCGGTCTCGTCAGCGATGAGCACAAATTGTCGAGTCCAAATTTACCTTGAGTGCTTTGGGAAGATCCAATGGCTCAAATTCACTATTGCAATCAAGCCGGGCATGTCTCGATGTACCATTCTGTAATCTTCATATATCGAAGCTTGGCTTCCACGGTGTCGGTCAGGCGTTACCATGAATGCATATTATTTTGTTTCCTTATCCATACTGCTTGCTTGTGTTAGCATTTAGCCCTCTCGGCCTCTTTATTGGCTGGTTACAGCTAAGCAAAGTTGTAAGTATTTAGCGCCGGATCAGCAGTGGTCTTACTGTAAGTAGACATATAGTAAgttgttttcctttccctctccctttttttttttttcactaGTTCTCTGTTTCTTTCAGGCTCCACTTCCCGGTCCAAAGAGCAACGAAGCACAAATAATTCCCTCATGTGGATGTTGACTCTGATGTCCTTACTAACTAAAATGTGCTAAGCACTGCAAAGGTGGAGAACTCTCTTGGCACAGGAAAGACGCCAGGTAGTGCGACCTCTTAATCTGAATTAAATCTGACTCAAGGCTCTCTTGAGGATAGCCGGAGTCGGAGAAATTCAGTTCAGACAATGGTACGGAGTTATCAGGACTCGACTCCAGTGTTAATATCCGTACCCCACGCTGGTCGCTGATAACGCATATGGCGCCGTACCTACAATCCTGTGCTCCACATCCGCTACAACCTTGTACATAGTAAGCATACCAGGGGATGGCACCACACAAACTCCGCGGATCAAAAAGATTTTTGAGAATTTTGGGTGATTGGCCGCTTACCACATGCAAAGTATGTACTAGTAGGTTATGAGCATCTCTCGGTTCACCTTCCCGAAATTGTATACCTCAGTCGCGCAGCTGTTTCCTGTTTTGAAGGAACAAGAGATAAGAGACACTATCACCTCGTGCGCTCATCGCAGTATTAGCAAATTAAGCTCCTCACCCCTTGGCTTGAATATAAATTGGGGTTGGTATATATTGACGATAAGTGCATCCAAATATCTTTGAAAGAATGTATATTCCATCATATCTTTGCACCTTTTGCGCTTGTCAAGATCCCCTAGGATAAGGTGTACATAACACAATACCtcaatttttctttctatatagTAGTATGCCCTTCTTCCTAAACGTTTCTCACACTATGAAAAGAAGTTCCTCGTTAACTCACTATAATAAATCGTCTTCTGCAAAAGAGCCTGCGTAGGCCTTGTGAGTTCGTTGCTGACTAAAGTCAGCCTTTCATAGTCATGTAAACTATATCTACTAGATATAAGTAGAATTATGTAACAGTATGAGACAAGAACTTCATGAGGTGAGCGGACCTGGAAGATATATTTCTACTCAATATGCTTACTGCTTCGGTTCGACAAGTGTTTTTGGATGTACTGTGTAACATTGTAGCTCGAAATGCATCCCGCTACACTGGTCGGTTCATGAAGAAAACGAGGACGAATAGCGCAATTGTGTTCCGTTGTTGGTTCCCTGCAGCTAAGGCATATCTGGACACAGAAAGGGAGCAGACTGTATCCTGCGCTGGGCCAAccataatatattaacttCAAAATGGCCAAGGATGATCTACGCTCTGAGGTTTATTACTCCGGGCATACATTGGACATGATTCGTTTATCATATGTATCATTAACTTTATTTAGTGACTGCCACAAGCCATTGCACTAATTTAGCTAGACTCATATTTCTATGTTATATGAGGATATTCGATAATGGTCTGCTATTTTGCTTCCTATAGTAAccattatttatatactccAAAGAACAGCTGACTGTGAAGACAAAAAGATCCAATTATTGAAATAGATGaatcaagaaaaaaacaaaattaTCTGAAACAATGAATTGGGGAAGTGAAACAGAGTTTGTAGATAGTATATAGGTACCTGTCCGCAGTGGACGtttcctttcttggcttGGGCTTCATATAGCTGAAAATTAAATCTCATATCTTTTACTGACAGGCATGTTTCAGAGACCTATCTAATACTAAGAGCTCTTTATATTACTACCCCATCACTTTCTCATTCCCCGCCTTCCTCCACCATTCCATGCCTCTGGAATAATTCCTAATCGCATATACTCActcatcatccttcattCCTGGTGTAATATGTTCTGTTCTTGGAATACAACAGCCTCCCTGGGGAGGTATTTGGCGAGCATAACGGTATCCCAGTAAAGCCAGACCTCCTGAATTGCAATTCATCCAGGGCATCGGCGGAGTCCGCAAGGCCTATAGTGCTTATTCAACTGAGCGGAATGGCAACAGTCGGCTCTTCGGTGTCGTTTCCAGGTAGCCAGATGTTGTGGGTCCACTGGGACATGATCGTGGTtgtaccatcatcattcctGACGTCCCAAAGGTTGTGAAAGTCGTGCCGGAGACCCTTAAATTGTCCAAATAGGCGTTTCATCCACGCCCACATCTCATCCCCACCCTTGTATTGGTCAGTGTTCTGGTCGTGTAAAATGATGTTTTTGGAATAGAATCGTAAGCTTGAGCCGTGGTTGAGACCATAGGTGTCAACCGTATCAACATAGTTTTTGAAATGCTGTTGAGCTGGGTTCTGTGGTCCCGACGTATGCCAGGTAGATGCGGAAATACAGCTTACCAGCTGGGGCATGGTTGACGAAAAGATGCAATTGAAAAAGCCTGCGGTGTATAAGGAGAGCGCCCCCTTGTTGGGTTCGTACTAATGTGCAGTTATTCGCAAGCATCTTATAGATAGTAAAGAGGCCTTATTACCGGGAGCCGAACGGACTGTGCTGTTATTCCAGTACATGATTCGTCAAGTTGCCGAGACACAAGATTTCTGGTATCTTTATCATTGGCTTTAAGAATACTACAAGCCGAGTTCTCGATAGCCGATGTCATCAACCTATAGATGAATTCCTGTGGGTCGGAAATCAACTCCCGAGGTCAATGATCAGTAATCCTAATCATCCCAGTTCTTCGGCGATATCTGGGTCGCAGTTCTAATAAATGAGTCCAGCTTTC
The window above is part of the Aspergillus luchuensis IFO 4308 DNA, chromosome 8, nearly complete sequence genome. Proteins encoded here:
- a CDS encoding uncharacterized protein (COG:S;~EggNog:ENOG410PXSX;~TransMembrane:5 (o6-31i43-70o90-113i125-147o167-193i)), coding for MTLPLGAVRVAVVSFIVGPMAIIAVALRLWSRYLQGRKLAANDYLALVALVLAEAALSVFLAAGFAAGLGVHLDELLATAPGKFALHMKLFVPAQLLWAAANSCVKASILYLYIDLFPNKVFCRLCYGTLFVTAAYFTMVLIEAFALCKPVQYNWDKSIEGHCTGENIAYLVAGIVNLTIDTFIVVLPMPLVFNLQLILSEKIAVSAMLSLGAL
- a CDS encoding uncharacterized protein (COG:S;~EggNog:ENOG410PZSC;~InterPro:IPR032710); translation: MPQLVSCISASTWHTSGPQNPAQQHFKNYVDTVDTYGLNHGSSLRFYSKNIILHDQNTDQYKGGDEMWAWMKRLFGQFKGLRHDFHNLWDVRNDDGTTTIMSQWTHNIWLPGNDTEEPTVAIPLS